The following coding sequences are from one Granulicella sp. L56 window:
- a CDS encoding antitoxin Xre/MbcA/ParS toxin-binding domain-containing protein: MAQTAEVREKREPAMFYRRIEVKLGVTSLRSDRDLARLVDERLPLASVESLSHHGMSDEEIYSFIVPRRTLVHRKTRRESLTHDESDRAVRIARITSLAEEVFGDDAKAARWLRKEKSRFEGRSPLEMLRTEAGARLVEEMLLQLDYGFAA; the protein is encoded by the coding sequence ATGGCCCAAACTGCCGAAGTTCGTGAAAAGCGGGAACCGGCGATGTTTTATCGCCGCATTGAGGTGAAGCTCGGAGTCACGTCGCTGCGTTCTGACCGTGATCTTGCCCGTTTGGTGGATGAACGTCTTCCTCTCGCTTCGGTTGAGTCGCTTTCCCATCATGGGATGAGCGATGAAGAAATCTACAGCTTCATCGTTCCACGCCGGACCTTGGTTCATCGGAAAACCCGCCGTGAGTCTCTGACCCACGATGAATCCGACCGCGCCGTTCGGATCGCTCGCATCACCTCCCTGGCCGAAGAGGTCTTCGGTGACGACGCCAAGGCTGCGCGCTGGCTACGCAAGGAGAAGTCTCGTTTTGAGGGGCGCAGCCCGCTAGAGATGCTGCGCACAGAAGCAGGAGCACGGCTGGTAGAAGAGATGCTCCTACAACTCGATTACGGATTTGCCGCGTGA
- a CDS encoding response regulator has product MAANSFPYRVLFVEDEQSLRETGELLLKSRGYEVLCAEDGFEGLIALKRSLPDIIISDLRMPNMNGFEFLSVVRRRFPAIPVIVVSGEFTGLSVPESVLADAFFPKGNYKPNDLFSKIADLLEELPTRPKLGKPSKAAVWVKNDKGTIAVTCSECLRTFPVPDALAGVNEVECDFCSSMIRFEIIGEPFASDAALPFVRRPA; this is encoded by the coding sequence ATGGCTGCCAATTCATTTCCATACCGTGTTCTCTTCGTTGAAGATGAACAGAGCCTGCGCGAAACAGGCGAGCTGCTTCTTAAATCGAGGGGCTACGAAGTCCTTTGCGCCGAAGATGGCTTTGAGGGCTTGATCGCTCTTAAACGCTCTCTGCCAGACATCATCATCTCGGACCTGCGCATGCCAAACATGAACGGGTTCGAGTTCCTATCGGTCGTGAGACGGCGTTTCCCCGCCATACCGGTGATCGTAGTCTCCGGCGAATTCACAGGACTGAGTGTTCCTGAAAGCGTACTCGCGGATGCTTTTTTCCCTAAGGGGAACTACAAGCCCAATGACTTGTTCAGCAAGATCGCGGACCTACTTGAAGAACTGCCGACTCGTCCAAAACTCGGCAAACCGAGTAAAGCTGCTGTATGGGTCAAAAACGATAAAGGGACAATCGCCGTAACGTGTTCGGAATGTTTACGGACATTTCCAGTTCCCGACGCGTTGGCGGGTGTAAATGAGGTCGAATGTGACTTCTGCTCGTCCATGATCAGATTTGAGATTATCGGAGAGCCATTTGCTTCTGATGCAGCCCTGCCATTCGTACGGCGACCTGCCTGA
- a CDS encoding dihydrofolate reductase family protein, with amino-acid sequence MAKLVYALNQSLDGYVDHDHKKFVPRPALFRHFIEDVRGLSGMVYGRRMYQIMRYWDEDHANWGAEEHEYAAAWRSQSKWVVSRSLKSVGPNATLVADDIDALIRGLKAQLVGEIEAGGPDLAGALTDLGLIDEYRLYLHPVVLGSGKPFFSGPLPSLRLVANELIAEDVIRLTYAPAAQVPTDYNTLNR; translated from the coding sequence TTGGCAAAACTCGTCTATGCATTGAACCAGTCGCTGGACGGCTATGTCGACCACGACCACAAGAAATTTGTACCTCGCCCCGCGCTCTTTCGTCACTTCATCGAGGATGTGCGCGGACTTTCGGGCATGGTGTACGGTCGCCGCATGTACCAGATCATGCGTTATTGGGATGAAGACCATGCAAACTGGGGCGCGGAAGAACATGAATACGCGGCTGCATGGCGCAGTCAATCAAAGTGGGTTGTGTCGCGCTCGTTGAAGTCGGTCGGGCCCAATGCAACTCTTGTCGCCGATGACATCGACGCGTTGATACGAGGACTGAAGGCACAGCTCGTTGGGGAAATTGAAGCCGGGGGCCCGGACTTGGCTGGAGCCCTCACCGACCTTGGTCTCATTGATGAATATCGACTCTACCTGCACCCTGTCGTGCTTGGTAGCGGCAAGCCGTTCTTCTCGGGCCCTCTGCCGTCGCTCCGCTTAGTTGCGAACGAACTAATCGCCGAAGACGTGATTCGCTTGACCTACGCTCCTGCTGCGCAAGTGCCGACGGACTACAACACGCTAAATAGGTAA
- a CDS encoding cupin domain-containing protein gives MNRRNFLTSATVFSGAALLSEAVAQSGQQITHVDTKTDGSLLESSVVMARGLRAEGAAPGAKAYVHFNGPTRQLAALAAGLVTLEPGAQPHPPHRHPEEEIMIVGEGTGEFYVNGVATQVKTGDMVFAAANVLHGVRNTGKTTMTFYFVKMMGKKL, from the coding sequence ATGAATCGAAGAAACTTTCTGACATCTGCAACAGTATTTTCAGGGGCGGCTCTGTTATCAGAGGCGGTAGCACAGTCCGGGCAGCAGATTACACATGTAGATACGAAGACAGATGGCTCTCTCCTTGAGAGCAGTGTCGTCATGGCCAGAGGCCTTCGAGCGGAGGGTGCCGCGCCAGGTGCGAAAGCTTATGTGCACTTCAACGGCCCGACCAGGCAGCTTGCCGCGCTTGCCGCTGGATTGGTCACGCTGGAGCCGGGAGCGCAACCTCATCCGCCGCACCGCCATCCTGAAGAAGAGATTATGATCGTGGGTGAAGGGACCGGGGAATTCTACGTCAACGGCGTCGCGACGCAGGTAAAGACAGGCGACATGGTGTTTGCCGCAGCGAATGTACTGCACGGCGTCCGGAACACGGGAAAAACGACGATGACGTTCTACTTCGTCAAGATGATGGGAAAGAAACTTTAG
- a CDS encoding PAS domain-containing sensor histidine kinase gives MQDQISIDLARSRIIGIGEMADLVRQYDWSSTSIGPVESWSRELVTIINLTLASSSPARTMWGTDLILIYNDAYRPFPGPRHPYALGKSAREVYRESWHIVGPMLEEALATGQTVFHEKLLVPLPTESGLRDAYLNYAFNPIFEDGRICGLFGSLHDVTGEVVAVRKLAESEARASRILQSIGDAVIVTDEQALITDMNHVAETLTGWTLDDARGQLLSTVFHIVDEEQRELAESPADKVRRLGTVIGLANHTILIGRSGIETAIDDSGAPIRDKDGKLTGIVLVFRDITERKMAERTLAEGRARAFEALQQAPVFFALLQGPDHVFTMANPPYMRLVNNREVLNKPVRTALPEAVGQGYIEILDKVFQGEPFVGSGLRFQVDNSDGLPPDEHVIDFLYQPLRETDGSVSGIIVLGNDVTVRKTAEEAMQRLAAIVDSSDDVILSKDLNGIITSWNAAASRLFGYTPKEMIGESILKLIPESLRSEETEFLESVRAGKHVEHFDTVRLTKDGNLIEVSLTISPIRDADGRVIGASKILRDVSDRKRIERSLIQAEKIAATGRMAATIAHEINNPLDAVVNLLYLLRPIIHDQDGITYLAMAEAELERVSHIAKQTLGYYRENAAASKASLSEIAKHAVAVYSPRCTAAGITISTSFRSSRLLTLRRGEMTQVISNLIANSIHAMPDGGHLSLIVEDADQPVSGITLKISDDGVGIASGNLLKVFEAFFTTRTTVGTGIGLFVAKQFIEGHGGFISVTSQVNAENHGTTFCIYLPLHTPYEISADAHD, from the coding sequence TTGCAAGACCAGATCTCAATAGACTTGGCGCGCAGTCGCATTATCGGCATCGGAGAGATGGCGGATTTAGTACGACAGTACGACTGGAGTTCAACCTCGATTGGACCAGTCGAATCTTGGTCCAGAGAACTCGTCACTATTATCAATCTCACCTTGGCATCTTCATCGCCCGCAAGAACGATGTGGGGAACCGACTTAATTTTGATTTATAACGACGCTTACCGTCCCTTTCCGGGCCCGCGCCATCCGTACGCACTTGGAAAATCTGCTCGCGAAGTTTATCGCGAATCTTGGCATATAGTGGGGCCAATGCTGGAGGAAGCTCTCGCCACTGGACAAACCGTTTTCCACGAAAAGCTCCTGGTTCCCCTCCCAACGGAATCTGGGCTAAGAGACGCGTATTTGAATTATGCTTTCAATCCGATTTTCGAGGACGGGCGAATTTGTGGGTTGTTCGGCTCGCTGCACGATGTCACAGGAGAAGTTGTGGCGGTTCGCAAGCTAGCAGAGAGCGAAGCGCGTGCGTCTCGCATTCTGCAAAGCATCGGGGACGCTGTGATCGTCACAGACGAACAGGCGCTGATCACCGATATGAATCACGTTGCCGAGACCTTAACCGGCTGGACGTTAGACGATGCGCGAGGTCAGCTCCTTAGCACCGTCTTTCACATTGTGGATGAGGAACAGCGTGAACTGGCCGAAAGCCCCGCAGACAAGGTTCGGCGCCTGGGTACCGTCATAGGTCTGGCCAATCACACGATCTTGATCGGGAGAAGCGGAATCGAGACCGCGATCGATGACAGCGGAGCGCCGATCAGGGACAAAGATGGCAAGCTGACCGGGATTGTCTTGGTCTTCCGCGACATCACGGAAAGAAAGATGGCGGAAAGGACGCTAGCCGAAGGGCGAGCAAGGGCCTTTGAAGCTCTCCAGCAGGCTCCTGTCTTCTTTGCGCTTTTGCAAGGACCCGATCATGTGTTCACCATGGCGAACCCGCCCTACATGCGGTTAGTGAACAACCGCGAGGTCCTGAACAAACCCGTGAGAACCGCCCTACCTGAAGCTGTTGGGCAGGGCTATATTGAAATCCTCGATAAGGTTTTTCAGGGCGAGCCATTTGTGGGAAGCGGTCTTCGCTTTCAAGTGGACAATAGTGATGGCTTACCTCCAGATGAACACGTGATCGACTTCCTGTATCAACCATTGCGTGAAACTGACGGCAGTGTGTCAGGAATCATTGTGCTCGGGAATGATGTGACGGTCAGAAAGACTGCCGAGGAAGCGATGCAGCGGCTTGCCGCGATTGTGGATTCTTCCGACGATGTGATCCTGAGTAAAGATCTGAACGGAATAATCACGAGTTGGAATGCGGCCGCAAGCCGCCTGTTCGGCTATACACCTAAGGAAATGATCGGCGAATCTATTCTCAAGCTAATTCCCGAGTCTCTACGATCAGAAGAAACAGAGTTTCTTGAAAGCGTTCGGGCCGGAAAGCATGTGGAACACTTCGATACAGTTCGTCTTACGAAAGATGGAAACCTTATTGAGGTATCCCTCACAATTTCTCCCATCCGAGATGCCGACGGACGCGTCATTGGAGCCTCAAAAATCCTCCGCGACGTCTCCGACCGGAAACGCATCGAACGATCCCTGATTCAAGCGGAGAAGATTGCGGCTACCGGACGGATGGCAGCAACGATCGCTCACGAGATCAACAATCCCTTGGATGCAGTGGTGAATTTGCTATACCTGCTTCGTCCGATAATCCATGACCAAGATGGAATCACCTACCTCGCGATGGCGGAGGCCGAACTCGAACGTGTTTCTCATATCGCAAAGCAGACCCTCGGATACTACAGGGAAAACGCTGCGGCATCGAAGGCATCTCTTAGCGAAATTGCCAAGCACGCAGTTGCCGTCTACTCGCCTCGTTGCACTGCTGCGGGCATCACCATCTCTACTTCATTCCGATCTTCACGATTGCTAACGCTGCGCCGCGGCGAGATGACGCAAGTGATATCAAACCTTATTGCAAATTCCATACACGCGATGCCGGATGGAGGCCATTTATCGCTCATTGTCGAGGACGCCGATCAGCCCGTGAGCGGAATAACACTCAAGATTTCTGACGATGGGGTAGGCATCGCTTCCGGCAACCTGCTCAAGGTCTTTGAAGCCTTTTTCACAACTCGTACTACCGTTGGCACAGGAATTGGATTGTTCGTCGCGAAGCAATTCATTGAAGGGCACGGCGGATTTATCAGCGTTACGAGCCAAGTCAATGCGGAAAACCATGGCACAACGTTCTGCATATATTTGCCACTCCACACACCGTACGAGATTTCGGCTGACGCTCACGACTAA
- a CDS encoding RES family NAD+ phosphorylase encodes MILWRVSNYQSLDGVGGLYVSGRWHTKGHPVVYCTLNPATALLETLVHIEIDSEDRPERIQVLRIEGPESLSIEKVEADSLSPNWAEDINATQAIGDRWLSEKRSLLLQVPSVLVPETWNVLVNPQHVEVNLLKIIAMYEHPFDSRLF; translated from the coding sequence ATGATCCTGTGGCGAGTCAGCAATTACCAGAGCTTGGATGGAGTAGGCGGCCTGTATGTGTCCGGGCGCTGGCACACAAAAGGCCATCCGGTCGTCTATTGCACTCTGAATCCTGCGACGGCTCTGCTCGAAACACTCGTCCATATCGAGATCGATTCTGAGGATCGACCTGAGCGTATCCAGGTATTGAGGATTGAAGGGCCTGAGTCGTTATCCATCGAAAAGGTTGAAGCCGATTCGTTATCTCCGAATTGGGCCGAGGATATTAACGCTACGCAAGCGATTGGAGACCGTTGGCTCTCTGAAAAGCGTTCCTTGCTGTTGCAAGTGCCAAGCGTGCTTGTACCGGAAACATGGAACGTACTGGTCAACCCGCAACACGTCGAAGTTAACCTTCTGAAGATTATTGCGATGTATGAGCACCCTTTCGACTCCCGGCTGTTCTAA
- a CDS encoding TonB-dependent receptor: MRFPLRGSVLAVACLLLFAAVSFGQGVSGRLQGTIQDSTGALVPGAKVSVANQDTGVVSQLTSDSHGEYIANLLPPGNYKIEASAAGFQTTVSSGNVVTVDGVTRVDVTLQLGSATQSVEVTGDNPLVNTSSSSMGEVLNTHAIVSLPLNGRVFSQLVQTVPGSVATGFGSAPEAAAGAGASGSITASVNGLPWGGTTYTLDGVSNMELLNAFINVTPALDSLQEVKVSTSNADATVGTYGGAQVNAFVKSGTNQFHGSAYEFFRSDSLNAIQWQALTKAPYRSNEFGGSLGGPIIRNKAFFFVDYQGLLLNNGIAYNLTVPTDLMKQGQFLTSQFPTLYDPSTGNPFPIVTTSQGSAYQVPASRFDPVAAKMVADASIWPEATNQNSISQNYKANTAETDNNHQFDAKADYQFGNGDRLFARESYQRRDLTAPSPGTRFIQIGDVNASSRDHNTAVGYDHTFSPKATNELRFGFNRFYTKDFGNDFGTNENTALGIPNGNDAAFAGASGMAIFDVGNIAPTGSQDWTNSHRITNVYQITDNFIRVFGKHTITVGEDYRRLQASLTNANASQNGSFSFNADYTSSCTGQPNCSNSVGGNAFASFLLGIPSSLYRGFVDTDPATRANLAGVYAQDEYHMSKSLTLNLALRWDVITQAIDKFNRQSNFNLSTGLLDIASNNNRAPNVDNYYGNYAPRVGFSYSPNNGRTAVRGAFGITTFPGNFGAIGGNLERNFPYFQQYYLNQQLAYTPFTQVSVQGLPAFIPLATTGPVTPQPNSSVTLIPRNFRPDNAYTWNLGIQQQLTPSTAFSLSYVGTRGINLYRDYNIDTPAPGPGDLTPRRPYYGIAPEVTSINYATSDGQSIYHAMQAELTKNFSHGLEGRVSYTWSKEIDDMNVFYPLHDNLNRAVGTSQAPNVPNNFIASFVYQLPFGHGRTWLANSSRPIDLLLGGWQVSSITMLQSGQPLSFGISNDNLNSGFSNRAELACPTIRKIGKTSEWFDTTCLTTPAQYQLGNSGVGKVLGPSYRNSDVSLSKTVRIREQMGASFQVDAFNLTNTPHYSNPNTTCCTAQNPSFGQITGTNGTPREIQLGGRFTF, from the coding sequence ATGCGATTCCCGCTCCGCGGTTCGGTGCTGGCGGTGGCGTGCTTGCTGCTGTTTGCGGCGGTGTCGTTTGGACAGGGTGTCAGCGGACGGTTGCAGGGAACCATTCAGGACTCGACTGGAGCGCTGGTTCCAGGAGCGAAGGTCAGCGTCGCCAACCAGGATACGGGGGTGGTGAGCCAACTCACGTCGGACAGCCACGGAGAGTACATCGCCAACCTGCTGCCTCCGGGCAACTATAAGATAGAGGCGAGCGCAGCCGGGTTTCAGACGACGGTTTCGAGCGGCAACGTGGTGACCGTGGACGGCGTGACGCGCGTGGATGTGACGCTGCAACTGGGCTCGGCGACGCAGTCGGTCGAGGTGACGGGGGACAATCCGCTGGTGAATACGTCCAGCTCGTCGATGGGCGAGGTGCTGAATACGCACGCGATTGTGAGCCTGCCGCTGAATGGGCGGGTGTTCTCGCAACTGGTGCAGACGGTTCCGGGATCGGTGGCGACGGGCTTTGGCAGCGCTCCTGAGGCGGCGGCGGGTGCTGGAGCGTCGGGCTCGATTACAGCCAGCGTGAACGGGCTGCCGTGGGGCGGAACGACCTACACGCTGGACGGCGTGAGCAATATGGAGCTGTTGAACGCGTTTATCAACGTGACGCCTGCGCTGGACTCGTTGCAGGAGGTGAAGGTTTCGACCAGCAATGCGGACGCGACGGTTGGCACGTATGGCGGAGCGCAGGTGAATGCGTTTGTGAAGTCGGGCACCAACCAGTTTCACGGATCGGCGTATGAGTTCTTTCGCAGCGACAGCCTGAATGCGATTCAGTGGCAGGCGCTGACCAAGGCTCCTTACCGCTCGAATGAGTTCGGCGGATCGCTGGGCGGGCCGATCATTCGTAACAAGGCTTTCTTCTTTGTGGACTATCAAGGGCTGCTGCTCAACAACGGCATCGCCTATAACCTGACCGTGCCTACCGACCTGATGAAACAGGGCCAGTTTCTCACCAGCCAGTTCCCTACTCTTTATGATCCGTCGACGGGCAATCCGTTTCCGATTGTGACGACGAGCCAGGGATCGGCGTACCAGGTGCCTGCGTCGCGCTTCGATCCGGTGGCGGCGAAGATGGTTGCCGATGCGTCGATCTGGCCGGAGGCGACCAATCAGAACAGCATCAGTCAGAACTACAAGGCGAACACGGCGGAGACGGACAACAACCACCAGTTCGACGCCAAGGCGGACTATCAGTTCGGAAACGGCGACCGGCTGTTTGCGCGCGAGTCGTACCAGCGACGCGATCTGACGGCCCCTTCGCCGGGGACGCGCTTCATTCAGATCGGCGATGTGAATGCCTCTTCGCGTGACCACAACACGGCGGTCGGGTATGACCATACCTTCTCGCCCAAGGCGACCAACGAGCTGCGGTTCGGGTTCAATCGTTTTTACACCAAAGATTTTGGCAACGACTTTGGGACCAACGAGAATACGGCGCTGGGGATTCCGAACGGGAATGATGCGGCGTTTGCGGGAGCGTCGGGCATGGCGATCTTCGATGTAGGCAACATTGCGCCTACGGGATCGCAGGATTGGACGAACTCGCACCGCATCACGAACGTGTACCAGATTACCGACAACTTCATTCGAGTCTTCGGCAAGCATACGATCACGGTGGGCGAAGACTATCGGCGGCTGCAGGCTTCGTTGACCAATGCCAATGCGAGCCAGAATGGCAGCTTCTCGTTCAACGCGGACTATACGAGCAGTTGCACGGGGCAGCCGAACTGCAGCAATAGCGTGGGTGGAAATGCCTTTGCCAGCTTCCTGCTGGGCATTCCCTCTTCGCTGTATCGTGGGTTCGTCGATACCGATCCGGCGACGCGCGCGAACCTGGCGGGCGTGTATGCGCAGGACGAATATCACATGTCGAAATCGCTGACGCTGAATCTGGCGCTGCGCTGGGACGTGATTACGCAGGCGATCGACAAGTTCAACCGACAGTCGAACTTCAACCTATCGACGGGGCTGCTGGATATCGCGAGCAACAACAACCGTGCGCCGAACGTAGACAACTACTATGGGAACTACGCTCCTCGGGTTGGGTTTTCTTATTCGCCTAACAATGGCAGGACGGCTGTGCGCGGAGCGTTTGGCATCACGACGTTTCCGGGGAACTTTGGAGCGATCGGCGGCAACCTGGAGCGCAACTTCCCGTACTTCCAGCAGTACTATTTGAACCAGCAGCTTGCGTACACGCCGTTTACGCAGGTGAGCGTGCAGGGGTTGCCAGCGTTCATTCCGCTGGCGACGACAGGGCCGGTTACTCCGCAGCCGAACTCTTCGGTGACGCTGATACCGAGAAACTTCCGCCCGGACAATGCTTATACATGGAACCTCGGAATCCAGCAGCAGTTGACGCCATCGACGGCGTTCAGCCTGAGCTATGTGGGGACGAGAGGGATCAATCTCTATCGCGACTACAACATCGACACACCTGCGCCGGGGCCGGGAGACCTGACGCCGCGGCGACCGTACTATGGCATCGCGCCAGAGGTGACGTCGATCAACTATGCCACGTCGGATGGGCAGTCGATCTACCACGCGATGCAGGCGGAGCTGACGAAGAACTTCTCGCATGGGCTGGAGGGCCGCGTCTCGTATACGTGGTCGAAGGAGATCGACGACATGAACGTCTTCTATCCCCTGCATGACAATCTGAACCGCGCGGTGGGAACGAGCCAGGCGCCTAACGTGCCGAACAACTTCATCGCCAGCTTTGTCTACCAGCTTCCCTTTGGGCATGGCAGAACGTGGCTCGCCAACAGCTCGCGGCCGATCGATCTGCTGCTGGGCGGATGGCAGGTGAGCAGTATTACGATGCTGCAATCGGGCCAGCCGTTGAGCTTCGGCATTTCGAACGACAACCTCAACAGCGGCTTTTCGAACCGTGCTGAACTTGCGTGCCCAACGATCAGAAAGATCGGCAAGACGTCGGAGTGGTTCGACACAACGTGCCTGACGACTCCGGCACAGTATCAACTGGGCAACTCGGGCGTTGGAAAGGTGCTCGGGCCGAGCTACAGAAACTCGGACGTATCGCTGTCGAAGACGGTGAGGATTCGTGAGCAGATGGGCGCGAGCTTTCAGGTGGACGCCTTCAATCTGACGAACACGCCGCACTACTCCAACCCGAACACGACGTGCTGCACGGCGCAGAACCCGAGTTTCGGGCAGATCACCGGTACCAACGGTACACCGCGCGAGATACAGTTGGGCGGGCGCTTCACGTTCTGA
- a CDS encoding ATP-binding protein: MEVSLVGDINIPDNVSRSGQNCADEPIRIPGSIQRHGFLLLLDDRDEHVVGASQNTEEFLEVPLGLILGAPLETIFEREILGALSAVIHSSGDKGLLTYPGSFQMRGRFFSIVTHRVNGERILEFELTDRLTSPEMTNQVFTNFVSKLNNLHTEIELCQAITEQIGELTGFNRILLYRFDEAGHGTVLCEQNDGTLPSYLDLRFPASDIPQQARDLYVLNTVRIIPDASYVPSPLHGLNKRLLGSLDLSMSILRSVSPVHLEYMRNMGTMSSMSISIICEGKLWGLISGHHKKPRTVPYLVRSACDLLTRLVATQLTSLATSASLHQMVHFHAVQRRMLTQMAAENNYLLAMADQMGDLIQITDAEGAALVMDGQFTVSGITPLGSDLKRLAEWMDRRPDCEVFESHCLSNEIGWASEFSEVASGLLVVRISHVRQSYLMWFRPEVVRTVRWAGEPGKTEDKSQKLNPRKSFEIWSELVRGRCKPWTEVEVESATEFRGAIMTISLRRAEEAVQLGEARFLQLTNALPHPVWTSDDDGQLTFVNQKWIEQGFASQGRWYEQERILLEDQLRSGKLWTAAVTEGIPFELEVRFHPPSNDADRWNLVRAIPYFRADGKRAGWAGTCIDLTDRRQREAALRMTEKLALTGRMTSVVAHEINNPLEAIINLLYLLNNRVKEDETARGYIESAESELQRISGITKQTLRWSKESVQRPQSRTAGYFFKDILQLFAGKIKNREVNVLIEGGENVPVYGTIGQISQVLANLIANAIQAVVVGGEIRLSAREDGDMSEIKIWDNGHGMDDEALRHLFEPFYSTRGDLGNGLGLYISYEIVERHAGNLIIKSQVGIGTEVRVRLPRNPDPSID, translated from the coding sequence ATGGAAGTTAGCCTTGTAGGCGATATAAATATCCCCGACAACGTCAGTCGGAGTGGGCAGAATTGCGCAGACGAGCCAATCCGTATTCCGGGTAGTATTCAGCGTCATGGCTTCCTTTTACTGCTGGATGATCGCGATGAACATGTCGTCGGTGCGAGTCAAAACACCGAAGAGTTCCTCGAAGTTCCGTTAGGACTGATCCTTGGTGCGCCGCTGGAAACCATTTTCGAGCGCGAGATTCTTGGAGCTCTGAGCGCCGTCATCCACTCCAGCGGTGACAAAGGGCTCCTTACCTACCCGGGCTCGTTTCAGATGCGGGGGCGGTTCTTCAGTATCGTGACCCATCGGGTGAACGGCGAACGTATCCTTGAATTCGAACTTACGGACCGCCTCACCAGCCCCGAGATGACGAATCAGGTCTTCACAAACTTTGTCAGCAAGCTCAATAACCTTCACACCGAAATAGAGCTTTGCCAGGCGATTACAGAACAGATAGGAGAGCTTACTGGTTTCAATCGCATTCTCCTTTATCGCTTCGATGAGGCTGGCCACGGCACCGTTCTATGTGAGCAAAACGATGGAACTCTTCCCAGCTATCTCGATCTCAGATTCCCAGCTTCGGATATTCCGCAACAGGCCCGCGACCTATACGTCCTCAATACAGTCCGGATCATTCCGGATGCAAGTTATGTTCCGTCGCCCCTGCATGGGCTCAATAAACGACTGCTAGGGTCACTGGACCTTTCCATGTCGATCCTTCGGAGTGTCTCTCCCGTTCATTTGGAGTACATGCGCAATATGGGGACGATGTCTTCTATGTCGATCTCGATCATCTGCGAAGGAAAGCTCTGGGGACTCATCAGCGGGCATCACAAAAAACCGCGCACGGTGCCTTACCTGGTGCGCAGTGCGTGCGATCTGCTGACCCGGCTGGTTGCCACTCAGTTGACGAGCCTTGCAACCTCAGCGAGTTTGCATCAGATGGTGCACTTCCACGCAGTACAGCGTCGTATGTTGACCCAAATGGCTGCCGAGAATAACTACCTCCTAGCAATGGCGGACCAGATGGGGGATTTGATCCAGATCACCGACGCGGAAGGTGCAGCGCTCGTGATGGATGGGCAATTTACGGTATCCGGGATCACCCCTTTGGGCTCCGATCTAAAAAGGCTGGCGGAGTGGATGGACAGAAGGCCAGATTGCGAAGTATTCGAGAGCCACTGTCTTAGTAACGAGATCGGTTGGGCATCGGAATTCAGCGAGGTTGCTAGTGGTCTGCTGGTAGTTCGAATCTCTCACGTCCGTCAGAGCTACCTCATGTGGTTTCGGCCCGAGGTAGTACGAACGGTGCGGTGGGCTGGTGAACCTGGCAAGACTGAAGATAAGAGTCAAAAACTCAACCCCAGAAAATCATTTGAAATCTGGAGTGAGCTTGTCCGTGGCAGATGCAAGCCCTGGACTGAAGTTGAGGTTGAATCGGCCACAGAGTTTCGCGGGGCGATCATGACCATCAGCCTGAGACGTGCGGAAGAAGCCGTGCAACTCGGGGAGGCACGATTTTTGCAATTAACCAATGCCTTGCCTCACCCCGTCTGGACGTCAGATGATGATGGTCAGCTCACCTTTGTGAACCAGAAATGGATCGAACAGGGTTTTGCCAGTCAGGGCCGTTGGTATGAGCAGGAACGTATTTTGCTAGAAGACCAACTCCGCTCCGGCAAGCTTTGGACAGCCGCCGTCACAGAGGGTATCCCCTTTGAGCTGGAAGTGCGATTTCACCCGCCATCCAATGATGCGGACCGATGGAATCTGGTTCGTGCCATCCCATACTTCCGTGCCGATGGTAAGAGAGCGGGTTGGGCAGGCACTTGCATCGATCTTACCGATCGGCGACAACGCGAAGCGGCGCTGCGAATGACAGAAAAACTCGCCCTTACAGGAAGAATGACCAGCGTCGTCGCACACGAAATCAACAACCCGCTGGAGGCCATTATCAACCTTCTGTACCTCTTGAACAATCGAGTCAAAGAAGACGAAACCGCTCGCGGTTATATTGAATCGGCAGAGAGTGAGCTGCAGAGAATTTCGGGAATCACAAAGCAGACACTTCGCTGGTCGAAGGAAAGTGTCCAGAGACCACAGTCTAGAACCGCAGGGTATTTTTTCAAAGACATACTGCAACTCTTCGCTGGCAAGATAAAAAACCGGGAGGTCAATGTTCTGATCGAAGGCGGAGAAAATGTCCCCGTTTACGGCACGATCGGTCAGATATCGCAGGTGTTGGCAAATTTAATAGCGAATGCAATTCAGGCTGTGGTTGTAGGGGGTGAAATCAGGCTCAGTGCCAGGGAGGATGGCGACATGTCGGAGATCAAAATCTGGGATAACGGGCACGGCATGGACGACGAGGCGTTACGACACCTCTTCGAGCCGTTCTACAGCACGAGAGGCGACCTTGGCAACGGCCTTGGCCTCTACATCTCCTATGAGATTGTGGAACGTCACGCTGGAAATCTGATCATAAAAAGTCAGGTTGGTATCGGGACTGAAGTTCGAGTTCGGTTGCCGAGAAACCCCGATCCATCCATAGATTGA